CCTGAAGTTATGCAAGAAGCTTATAAAGTTTTAGATGTATTAAAAAAACATTTTTCTTTATCAATAACAACAGATGAATTTAATATTGGAGGTGTAGCTATTGATAAAGAGGGTATAGCTTTACCGCATAAAACAATATTAGGTTGTGAAAACTCTGATGCAATTTTATTTGGATCTGTTGGAGGTAGTAAATGGGATTTTTTATCTCCTGAATTACGTCCTGAAAGAGCTGCTTTACTACCATTAAGAAAACATTTTAATCTTTTTTCTAATTTAAGACCAGCTAAATTATATTCAGAACTTAAACATTTATCTCCACTTCGTGATGAAATTGTAAAAAATGGCTTTGATATTTTATGTATTAGAGAATTAACAGGGGGGATTTATTTTGGAAAACCGAAGGGTAGAGTAATAGATAAAAAAAACACATATGCGTTTGATACAGAAATTTATTATGATTTTGAAATTACTCGAATTGCTCATTTAGCTTTTAAAATTGCACGTTCTAGAAGAAAAAAAATTTGTTCGGTAGATAAATCTAATGTTCTTGAAAGTTCTGTTTTGTGGAGACAAATAATAGAAAGAGTTTCTAAAAATTATCCTGATGTTGAATTATCTCATTTATATATTGATAATGCTTCTATGCAAATTATTAAGAATCCTAATCAGTTTGATGTTCTTCTTTGTTCCAATCTTTTTGGAGATATTCTTTCCGATGAGTGTGCTATGATTACA
This portion of the Buchnera aphidicola (Aphis helianthi) genome encodes:
- the leuB gene encoding 3-isopropylmalate dehydrogenase — encoded protein: MKKKFCIAVLPGDGIGPEVMQEAYKVLDVLKKHFSLSITTDEFNIGGVAIDKEGIALPHKTILGCENSDAILFGSVGGSKWDFLSPELRPERAALLPLRKHFNLFSNLRPAKLYSELKHLSPLRDEIVKNGFDILCIRELTGGIYFGKPKGRVIDKKNTYAFDTEIYYDFEITRIAHLAFKIARSRRKKICSVDKSNVLESSVLWRQIIERVSKNYPDVELSHLYIDNASMQIIKNPNQFDVLLCSNLFGDILSDECAMITGSIGMLPSASLNEKKFGLYEPAGGSAPDIKNQNIANPIAQILSVSMLVRYSMDLPQIADKIDLSVHRCLMNGYRTLDISNGRDYITTSKMGDIITKFLIDGK